The DNA segment GGATTCACGAACAGCTCCGCAATGATTTCTGAGGGAATCCATTCCATGGTAGATACGATCAATCAGGTTTTACTGTTATATGGTCTCAAAAGAAGTAAAAAAGCACCGGATAGCAGCAGGCCCTTTGGCTACGGGAAAGAGCTTTACTTTTGGTCTTTTATTGTGTCAATTCTGATTTTTGGTCTTGGCGGAGGCATTTCCATTTACCAGGGAATACAACACATGATCGAACCGGAACCCATCAGTAATCCATTGGTAAACTATGCCGTACTGGGTTTATGTATTGTTTTTGAGGGTTGGTCTCTTTCTGTTGCGATCAAAGAGTTTAACAAGGTCAGAAATGGAATGAACTGGTGGCAGACCATCATAAAAAGTAAAGATCCATCCAGCTTCCTTGTGCTCTTTGAAGATGGTGCGGCTGTTATGGGTTTACTGATCGTCTTGGTCTTTATGCTGATTGGCCACAATTTTGATCTGGATTATATGGATGGATTGGCCTCTGTTCTGGTGGGGCTGTTATTGGTTTTTGTATCTGCAATTCTTGCCAGAGAAAGCCGGAGCTTACTGATGGGTGAAGGCATTGCTCCGGAAACAAAAGAGAAAATCAGGTTGTTAACCGAACAAGACCAGACTGTGGTCAGTGTTTCCAATGTAATGTCCACTTATCAATCACCGGAAGAAGTTCTACTGATGATTATGGTCGTTTTTAAACCGGAAATGGACACGGAAGACATTACCGGTGCCATCACACGCATCCGTGAAATCATTAAAAAGGAATTCCCGTTTATACGTTTTGTGATCATCCAACCGGCAGAAAACTAACTTAGTCAAGAATCTCATCAATACTCTTTTTCCTATAATCAGGAAGGTGCTTCCCCCCCATTTCCAGCAAGGTTGTTTCGATCATTTGCGCCATCGCATTTAAAGCCAGATCATTGGGTGCAGTCCCAAAAGGTTCTTCTATTTCATCTGCAATCGCCTCCAGTGCGACAAAAGTATAGGCGATAAAAATGACAATGAAAGGGGTGAACCAGCTGAGGCTATCTACAAATCCAAAAGGTAAAAGAAAACAATAAATATAGACCGTGCGGTGCAGCAGGATATGATAAGTATAAGGAATCGGTGTAGAAGCAATCCGTTCGCAACCTCCTACAATATCCGATAGTTTATTCAGGTTTTCATCGAACGCGGCCTGAAGGATCGTATCAATTTTTCCGCTTTCCTTAGCCTGTTGAACCCAAAGTCCCATTTCCTTCATCAACATAATGGGTTTATATATCGCCGTGCTTAATCTTTTTGCAAGTGCCGGATCGAGTCTTTCCCTGAGGTCTTCGCCAGCATCTGTTCCCCTTAACTGATGTTTTAAAGCATAAGTAAAAGCAATCAGATAGCGAAGAAAAGTATCCACCTCTTTACCATCGCGGTGATAACCGCTAAAGGTAATGGCTTGTCTGGCAAGCGAGCGGGTATCGTTCAATAAAGCACCCCAGAGCTTGCGCGCTTCCCAAAAACGGTCGTAGCTCGCATTGTTTCTGAAGCCCAGAAATAAGGCCAGTGCAATCCCAAAAAGGGTAAATGGCGCCGGGCTCAGCGGAATTTTAAAATGAAACAAGGTCCCCTTAAGCCATACAATTCCTACTGACATCAGGAACAGCATGAGCAACCTTGGGAGGAGTTGTGGTAAGACAGAACCTTTCCATATAAAAAGCATGCTAAACCAATGTTCGTTTTTCCTTTGGATCATGACTCCAAAATTAAACATTTATTGCAAAACAACGTTTT comes from the Pedobacter sp. FW305-3-2-15-E-R2A2 genome and includes:
- a CDS encoding cation diffusion facilitator family transporter, with the translated sequence MTKNNASIYSALAANLLIAVTKFIAGGFTNSSAMISEGIHSMVDTINQVLLLYGLKRSKKAPDSSRPFGYGKELYFWSFIVSILIFGLGGGISIYQGIQHMIEPEPISNPLVNYAVLGLCIVFEGWSLSVAIKEFNKVRNGMNWWQTIIKSKDPSSFLVLFEDGAAVMGLLIVLVFMLIGHNFDLDYMDGLASVLVGLLLVFVSAILARESRSLLMGEGIAPETKEKIRLLTEQDQTVVSVSNVMSTYQSPEEVLLMIMVVFKPEMDTEDITGAITRIREIIKKEFPFIRFVIIQPAEN
- a CDS encoding bestrophin family ion channel, with the translated sequence MIQRKNEHWFSMLFIWKGSVLPQLLPRLLMLFLMSVGIVWLKGTLFHFKIPLSPAPFTLFGIALALFLGFRNNASYDRFWEARKLWGALLNDTRSLARQAITFSGYHRDGKEVDTFLRYLIAFTYALKHQLRGTDAGEDLRERLDPALAKRLSTAIYKPIMLMKEMGLWVQQAKESGKIDTILQAAFDENLNKLSDIVGGCERIASTPIPYTYHILLHRTVYIYCFLLPFGFVDSLSWFTPFIVIFIAYTFVALEAIADEIEEPFGTAPNDLALNAMAQMIETTLLEMGGKHLPDYRKKSIDEILD